The Dioscorea cayenensis subsp. rotundata cultivar TDr96_F1 chromosome 11, TDr96_F1_v2_PseudoChromosome.rev07_lg8_w22 25.fasta, whole genome shotgun sequence genomic interval GATGTTTTCTTTCAGCAGTGTCATTCTGAGCATGGGCACCAGGACAAAAGAGCTGAGGAAGAGTGCCGTGGGAGGCAAGAACCTCACGAAACTCATGAGAAAGATAGTCCCCTCCTGAATCAGAACGGAAAGTACGAATGGTGGTAGAAAATTGGGTGCGCACcatattagagaaatcaatataaacctttaaaaaatCGGAACGAGAacgcataaaataaatccaagtgtaacgggagaaatcatcaacaaaaataacataataacgatgtcCACCTTTGGAAACAAACGGGCAGGGACCCCAAACATCCCaatgaactaattcaaacgGAGACCCGCACTCTAGACACACTCGAAGGATACGGGAGTTGTAGTcttgccaagcttacaacccaaacaagaatgagaattatCAACTCGAAAACACGACCTAAAAACCCCCGATGAATAAGAGAAGACAAAGTAGAACCACTAGGATGGCCAAGCCGATGATGCCACTGATGGAAATGAAtagtagaaaaacaataaatagaggCCGCTGGTAACGTAGAAGAGGACGGAAGACGAAGATGAtcgagcacatacaccccactaTGGCGGCGGCTGGCCCAATAAGGGTCCCTCAGAAGACGATCCCCGCATACCGCAcaaccaaactcatcaaaaataacaagatagccaAGAGAAGCAAGTCGGCTAGCGTAaaataaggttcatggagagCTGTAGTACAAAGGCAACATCaggaatatgaaaatgagtggTGTGTAAGAGGTCACGACCAGGGAGAGAAAGTGTCGTGCCATTAGCGATAATGACACGAAGATCAGAAGAAAAAGGGTGAAGAGAATGAAGGTGGATATCATCATAGGTCATATGAAAAAGAAGCTCCAGAGTCAAGTAaccaagaggatgaagaaatacCGTAGAAGGGCGAGGCGATCGATGGGTGAGTGGAGACGTCGGAGGTATCCTGAGTGAGTACTGGGGCCGAAGAAGGAGATATCTCGACTCGAAAGTCACAAGAAGTTGCCGAAACCGCCGCCAGAGCAATGGACGCACCCCGAGTAGCCGAGGGTGGTGGGGTCAAGGCGCTGCCAGGTCGCTATCTCGAGCCCGCCAGTAGCTTATGACACTCAGTATGAATATGGCCAGGAGCATGACAGTAATAACATCGAACTGAACGTCGAGGAGGTGCACTAGAAACCGGTCCCTGAGACTGAGATAGAGGACGAACATGAGCACTAAGACCGGAGACGCAGATCAAAGGAGCAATGGTTTCAGACCGGGTTCTCAGCTGGGAGCAGAAGAACAGAGTGAGGAACAAGCAGTGGTGGAACCACATCCAAGGATCAAGACGAAGTCTCCCTCAAGCAAGCACATATGCTAGAGTAGCGCATCTGAGGTGTAACCCGTGCAAAGAGGTCGAGCCCGAATGGCCTCGAACTCGTGGCAAAAGACGCATGAGAAACTCATAAATGCGAAGATAATCACGATCCTGAGCAATGGCAAGACACTGGGCATAGGTCGGAGAAGGAGAGGGGGTCATCTCATCACACTTACGCAATAAATCACTGAGCACGGCAAAAAAATCTGAGACAGAGGTCTCACGCTGATAGGTAGAGGTGAGAGTCTGTAGCAAGGAGTAGCGCAATGCCTGACTGGAAGGAAGATAGAGTGCGCGCAGATGATCCCAAATCGCCTTGGCTGTAGAAAGATCACAAACAACCAAATGAATAGGAAGCTCACAGGATTGACAGATCATAGCAATGCTACGAGCATCATCCCCAGTCCACTTGAGTAAGTAAGCAGACGTGGAAGAGGGCGCGCTGGTAACTGTAGACGAAGAGTAGCTAGAAGAAGCGGCACTAGAAGAAACTGGAGGCGGACGGGTAACATCAACATGACCCCAAAGATTAAGTCCGCGAAGGAGCACACGTAAAGTGGATAACCATGCTTTATAATTCTTGCAATTGAGCATGACGTCGGCCTTTTGGAGATAAGAAACCTGGGCAGAGACCATGAAAAACACACTGTGGGCTGAGGACGGTGCGGGCGTTAAGGGGCAACATCGGGCGCGCTGGGGGCCGAGGGCAACACGGGCGTGCGCGGGGGCCGAGGACGGTGCGGGCGGCGCGGGGGCGCGTTGTGGATGCGCTGCGCCGACGCAGGCCGCGGACGCTGCTGGAGCTCAGCCGGGATGCGCAAGGCCATGCGCTGGGGGCTTTCTCTGGGGCGGCGCTGTGGGGATGCGCATAGGCGGCGCGCTAGCCGGGCCACGCGGTCGGGCGGCGACGCTGGGCTAGCGTGGGCGGCGCTACGGCGGGACGCGCTGCGGGCGGGCGCGCTTAGGCCGCTGCAGGGCGGCAAGCGACGCGCACGGGGCGGAGGAGTGCCGGGCGTCGCTGGTGCGCGCGGCGAAGCGGCGCTGGGGCGCGGTTGCCGAGGGCGGAGCACGCGGATGGAGGCGGCGCACGCGATCGAGGACGGTGTACGCGGATCGAGGGCGGTGGCGcgggaaaaaaaaaggtttagaaacctctctgataccatgttaagtGGAAAAGATTAATCAATTATCATTACAAAACCTACAAttgtacaaggtatatatagatacacagttatataaatatggtagctatacaaatatagatgtACAGCTGTATACACAACTGTATTCCCTAACAACCAGGAAGTCCAAATGTTTGAAATAGATGATGGTAAAAAGTGCAGatcaaaaatttgagaaaagtaaggCCAAATTCGATCAGAGTAAgcacattccaaaaagaggTGCTCTACAGTTTCAGAAGCTTTGTGGCAGAGAAGGTATGTATTTTTGGCATTTGGGTTCCAACTTTTTCTAAAAAGATTAGAGAGAGTTAGGATTTTATTGTCCCAAACAAGGCAACAAAAAAGAGTGATTTTGCTTGGACAGTGAATTTTCCAAAAGTGGGGGTACAGTGGGTTGCGCATGCCTCCATCAATTAGAAAATTGTAGAAGGATTTAACAGAATAAATGCCACTTTTTTCTAGTGCCCAAGTATTGATATCATCCTGATCACGAGAACAGTCTGGTAATGAATTTAAAAGTGAAGATAAATCTTCTTGTGTAACAGTATGGAATTGGTTCTCTGCGGAGTTGCGAAGTTGCAGAAATTGTCTTAGAGAGATCCAGGGATGTGAACAGTCATTGAAAAGAGCTGGCCAGAGGTCCATGAGGGTTCACCCACCAAACCATCTATCCAGCCAAAAGAAAGTGTTATTGCCACTTTTAATAGATTTGGAAAAACAAGATGTAAAAGGTGGTAGGGTGGTATTAACTCCGGCccagaagaaggatttatttctgGAAGGAGTTTGAAATAAAGAGCCAGATGATTTGAAAGAGTAGTTGGTTTTGATAATTTTGGCCCAACAGCAGTTAGGTTTGGTAATAATCTCccaccaccatttccctagTAAAGCTTTGTTGAACTCTTGGAGATTGAGAATTCCCAGCCTCCCATAGGGCGTGGTCTGCATATTCTTTTCCAAGCTACCAGTCTGATTCTAGTAGAGTTCAGATCTAgtcctttccaaagaaaatctctacGGATCTTATCAATTTCTTATATTACCCAAGATGGTAGTTTGAAAAATGACATCCAGTATACTGGTATTGTGGATAACACCGAGTTAATAAGGCTTAGACGACTACCTAGAGATAGGTAAATTGCTTTCCAAGGTGAGAGTCTCGATCGGACCATTTCAATAAGTTTTGTCCAATCTCGACGTTTAGGTTGCCTACCAGAAAGTGGTACTCCCTAGTAACTGGAAGGCCATTTCTGTTGCAGTTCAAGATTACTGCAGAGGTAGAATTTGGTTGGTAACCATAATTAGTTAAATACAGACATCTTTTTGAGAAATTGATGGAAAGGCCAGAAGAGCCTTCGAAAAGGTAAAGAATTAGTTTGATAATGCGAAGGTCTTCTTGTCCACCAGCGGAGAAGATGATAAGGTCATATGCATATTGCAAGTGATAGATGCTTTCATCTTGATCTAACTGGACACCAATTAGAATTTTGGATCCAAGAGCGTGGTTGAACATTGCACTTAGAACATCTGCTGCTAAGGCAAAAAGGAGAGGGGAGAGTAGGTCTCCTTGTCTTAGACCTTTTTTTTCAGCAAATATAACCCTGGGTTGTACCATTGATAAGAATATGGGCCTTAGCTATTTTAAGAATGGTTTGTATACATGTTAGCCATCGATGACTGAATCCTCTAGCTGCTAAGATCTCAAGAAGAAAGTTCCAGTCTAAGGAGTCAAAGGCCTTAGCAAAGTCTACTTTCAGGGTATAACCgagtaattttcttttttggagaTTGAATATTAACTCTTGGGCTGCAATGATATTGCCAGCAATACATCTACCTTTGATGAAACCTAATTGAGATTCATCAACTAGGTCATTGATCACCAGACTTAGCCTTGTAACAAaatcttggaaatgattttataGGTAGAATTCATTAGGCTAATAGGTCGAAAGTCAGAAACTTCTGTCGGCTCATTGTTTTTTGCTATGAGCACGATATGGACCCAATTTAATCAT includes:
- the LOC120271651 gene encoding translation initiation factor IF-2-like; protein product: MVSERFLNLFFSRATALDPRTPSSIACAASIRVLRPRQPRPSAASPRAPATPGTPPPRARRLPPCSGLSAPARSASRRSAAHASPASPPDRVARLARRLCASPQRRPRESPQRMALRIPAELQQRPRPASAQRIHNAPPRRPHRPRPPRTPVLPSAPSAPDVAP